A stretch of Thermomicrobium roseum DSM 5159 DNA encodes these proteins:
- a CDS encoding aromatic/alkene monooxygenase hydroxylase subunit beta yields MGRPDRKLRTWSLWQERRMPSEYELVTHKLNYHFRRQPAPFEMSPDWPIQQWYLQYREGSEFNVDDWERYRDPYAFTYRRYVEARHERELYLDSLIDDFEAHDHYRHLDSTWLDFLRDYYLPSRFAGHCLQMTGMYVAQMSPSAYVANPFYFQAADEMRRIQRTAYLAKAIAVDTGRDDLADSQLARARWEDNPLWQPLRELMERHLVVYDWGAAFAVRNLVVKPLYDALFNDQLSNLARAADDELLALIHDDFQLYDAPYARENTIALVAYVRERRPELVDWLRQQVTPWLDLAHAAAQAIGQAFSTTGLVSPIDVADYAQEVLDRLHTEVGIR; encoded by the coding sequence ATGGGCCGACCCGATCGCAAGCTCCGGACCTGGTCGCTCTGGCAGGAACGGCGTATGCCGAGCGAGTACGAGCTTGTCACTCACAAGCTCAACTATCATTTCCGCCGCCAGCCGGCTCCATTCGAAATGTCACCCGACTGGCCGATCCAGCAATGGTACCTGCAATATCGCGAAGGCTCTGAGTTCAACGTCGACGACTGGGAGCGCTATCGTGACCCCTATGCCTTCACGTATCGCCGTTACGTCGAAGCTCGCCACGAACGAGAGCTGTATCTCGACTCGCTGATCGACGACTTCGAGGCGCATGACCACTACCGGCACCTCGACTCGACATGGCTCGATTTCCTTCGCGACTATTACCTGCCATCACGCTTTGCTGGCCATTGCCTCCAGATGACTGGCATGTACGTCGCTCAAATGTCACCGAGCGCTTATGTCGCGAACCCCTTCTACTTCCAAGCTGCCGACGAGATGAGGCGCATCCAGCGCACTGCCTACCTGGCGAAGGCCATCGCCGTTGACACTGGTCGCGACGATCTGGCCGACTCCCAGCTGGCCCGTGCTCGCTGGGAAGATAACCCGCTGTGGCAACCTCTCCGCGAGCTGATGGAACGCCACCTTGTCGTGTATGACTGGGGTGCCGCCTTCGCCGTCCGCAACTTGGTCGTGAAGCCTCTCTACGATGCACTGTTCAACGACCAACTCTCCAACCTGGCCCGCGCCGCCGATGACGAACTGCTGGCGCTCATCCACGACGACTTCCAGCTGTACGACGCACCGTACGCACGGGAGAACACGATCGCACTCGTCGCCTACGTGCGTGAACGTCGCCCCGAACTGGTCGACTGGCTGCGGCAGCAGGTGACGCCGTGGCTCGATCTGGCGCACGCAGCAGCGCAGGCGATCGGTCAGGCTTTCAGCACAACCGGGCTCGTCAGTCCGATCGACGTTGCTGACTACGCACAGGAAGTGCTCGATCGGCTCCACACTGAGGTCGGCATCCGATGA
- a CDS encoding aromatic/alkene/methane monooxygenase hydroxylase/oxygenase subunit alpha, giving the protein MPKLQRPDYYDLTRDMNWHFRYVSEDDAFPEIQSKSFGIPFENWWTWDEPYKLTYREYTHNQSNKDVGIFSVRSVTSRGKLWERLDPGWRNAIKLHYGAAPHLEYLATIGEARMARFGRAAAWRNMALFGALDEMRHAQIQLYFPHAFIQKDADVDWALKLYHTNEWAAIVARMLFDNMQTANDATSTSLQLTFAFETGFSNLQFLGMASEALRIGDYEFGALAASIQTDEARHAQQGEASLKVLLANGKRAEAQRLVDMQIWTAWRVFALLTGLSMDYYTPVEHRVMSFKEFMHEWILKQFADQFQDLGLDKPWYWESHLIPEIDWWHHGAHLGVWYWRQTVWYDPAAGVSPADREWLEEKYPGWNARFGEWWDVITHNVREGKRELLYPETLPMLCNVCGFPVISVMNGGEPPRLVEYNGRRYTFCSEPCQWIFEQEPQRRAGHLSLVDRFLAGQILPPTMEGAMLYMGLSPEERGDDARDYAWAFEPATRAAAD; this is encoded by the coding sequence ATGCCCAAGCTGCAACGACCCGATTATTACGATTTGACGCGTGACATGAACTGGCACTTCCGGTACGTCAGCGAGGACGATGCTTTCCCCGAGATACAGAGCAAGTCGTTTGGGATTCCGTTCGAGAACTGGTGGACCTGGGACGAGCCGTACAAGCTGACGTATCGCGAATACACCCATAACCAGTCCAACAAGGACGTTGGGATCTTCAGCGTCCGCTCGGTGACGTCACGCGGCAAGCTGTGGGAGCGGCTCGATCCGGGATGGCGGAACGCCATCAAGCTGCACTATGGTGCCGCTCCTCACCTCGAATACCTGGCCACGATCGGTGAGGCACGCATGGCCCGCTTCGGCCGAGCGGCTGCGTGGCGAAACATGGCGTTGTTCGGCGCGCTCGACGAAATGCGCCATGCACAGATCCAGCTTTACTTCCCCCATGCCTTCATCCAGAAGGATGCTGATGTCGACTGGGCTCTCAAGCTGTATCACACCAACGAGTGGGCGGCCATCGTCGCACGCATGCTCTTCGACAACATGCAGACAGCAAACGATGCCACCTCGACTTCCCTCCAGCTGACCTTTGCCTTCGAGACTGGTTTCAGCAACCTCCAGTTCCTCGGCATGGCATCGGAGGCCCTGCGCATCGGCGACTACGAGTTCGGTGCGCTGGCTGCCTCGATCCAGACCGACGAAGCCCGTCATGCACAACAGGGTGAGGCCTCCCTCAAAGTCCTTCTGGCGAACGGCAAACGAGCTGAGGCCCAGCGACTCGTCGATATGCAGATCTGGACTGCGTGGCGTGTCTTCGCCCTCCTGACCGGTCTTTCTATGGACTACTACACGCCGGTCGAGCACCGCGTCATGTCCTTCAAGGAATTCATGCACGAGTGGATCCTCAAGCAGTTCGCTGACCAGTTCCAAGATCTCGGGCTCGACAAGCCTTGGTACTGGGAAAGCCACCTCATCCCGGAGATCGACTGGTGGCATCACGGTGCGCATCTGGGTGTCTGGTATTGGCGCCAGACCGTCTGGTACGACCCAGCGGCCGGCGTCTCCCCAGCAGACCGCGAGTGGCTGGAGGAGAAGTATCCCGGGTGGAACGCGCGGTTCGGTGAGTGGTGGGACGTCATCACGCACAACGTCCGCGAGGGGAAGCGCGAACTGCTCTATCCCGAAACGCTGCCGATGCTCTGCAACGTGTGCGGCTTCCCTGTCATCTCGGTCATGAACGGTGGCGAGCCGCCGCGTCTCGTCGAGTACAACGGTCGCCGCTACACCTTCTGCTCCGAACCATGCCAGTGGATCTTCGAGCAGGAGCCGCAACGGCGAGCCGGGCATCTTTCGCTGGTCGACCGCTTCCTGGCTGGTCAGATCCTGCCGCCGACGATGGAAGGTGCCATGCTCTATATGGGGCTCTCTCCGGAAGAACGGGGCGACGACGCCCGGGACTATGCCTGGGCTTTCGAGCCAGCGACACGCGCAGCAGCTGACTGA
- a CDS encoding toluene-4-monooxygenase system B family protein, whose amino-acid sequence MAILPVQAWFRGDFVVQVVVIDTDDHMPQVAEKVAYHAVGRRVWPRPKPMAVYYRGERIPDDKTVAEVGIGPMDYLEVGYVD is encoded by the coding sequence ATGGCGATCCTTCCAGTGCAGGCGTGGTTTCGTGGTGACTTCGTCGTCCAGGTGGTTGTGATCGATACGGATGACCACATGCCTCAAGTAGCTGAGAAAGTTGCCTATCACGCTGTCGGTCGCCGGGTGTGGCCGCGACCAAAGCCGATGGCAGTGTACTACCGAGGGGAACGTATCCCGGACGACAAGACCGTCGCCGAGGTGGGCATCGGACCCATGGACTACCTGGAGGTCGGGTATGTCGACTGA
- a CDS encoding Rieske 2Fe-2S domain-containing protein: MSTETSVQWVPILPSDELWEADATDVEVAGEHVLLVRLPGGTVRAYQGICPHQEYLLIDSEFDWERGLLTCGGHHWVFRLADGAGLNPAGCQLFCYDVQERDGQIYIGVPQHGRRYNRCRE; encoded by the coding sequence ATGTCGACTGAGACGAGCGTCCAATGGGTACCGATTCTGCCCAGTGACGAGTTGTGGGAGGCCGATGCGACCGACGTCGAGGTCGCTGGAGAGCATGTCCTCCTCGTACGGCTGCCTGGTGGCACCGTTCGGGCCTATCAAGGCATTTGCCCCCACCAGGAATATCTCCTCATCGACTCCGAGTTCGACTGGGAACGAGGTCTCCTCACGTGTGGCGGCCACCATTGGGTCTTTCGCCTTGCCGATGGAGCTGGCCTCAATCCAGCTGGTTGCCAACTTTTCTGCTACGACGTGCAAGAACGAGACGGGCAAATCTACATCGGCGTGCCACAGCACGGACGGCGTTACAACCGGTGTCGGGAGTGA
- a CDS encoding MmoB/DmpM family protein: MPHVDRTSHLVGPVLGGVFPELIEAVKEAAYRDNPPDEVVIEDRDGYVRIHAPRVFRLRRSTMREVLGRPFELAELEPAMPAFAGRIKQTRDEWIWYLEHADN, translated from the coding sequence ATGCCACACGTCGATCGGACTTCTCACCTCGTAGGGCCTGTGCTCGGTGGAGTCTTTCCGGAACTCATCGAGGCAGTCAAAGAAGCTGCCTATCGGGACAACCCACCTGATGAGGTTGTGATCGAAGACCGCGATGGCTATGTGCGAATCCACGCCCCGCGGGTCTTTCGCTTGCGCCGCTCGACCATGAGAGAGGTCTTAGGCCGACCATTCGAACTTGCTGAACTGGAGCCGGCCATGCCTGCATTCGCTGGGCGGATCAAGCAAACCCGCGACGAGTGGATCTGGTACCTCGAGCATGCCGACAACTGA